A single genomic interval of Gouania willdenowi chromosome 22, fGouWil2.1, whole genome shotgun sequence harbors:
- the LOC114456200 gene encoding uncharacterized protein LOC114456200 isoform X2 encodes MVRQNRARTAMVPPTSLIRPPADTRRKLHEPLVDGTLPPSETSSALHTHEPTHTGPSVVVPPLTRGPDPHTTETPHTGPSAIVPPPTREPDPHTPETPHKTRSGYKQLELLESVDKDRTSISGTVASVLPFAQARKRPFIMASPSTARTHCHSVSAPILQFFSALSIFAQSRGMKSAGNKDDTNNDGEEE; translated from the exons ATGGTCAGACAAAATAGAGCCAGAACAGCTATGG TGCCACCTACATCGCTAATCAGACCACCTGCTGACACCCGAAGGAAACTGCACGAGCCACTTGTAGATG GAACCCTCCCACCTTCTGAGACCTCCTCTGCCCTTCATACACATGAGCCAACACACA CTGGTCCTTCTGTTGTTGTTCCGCCACTGACACGTGGACCAGACCCTCATACAACTGAGACACCACACA CTGGACCTTCTGCTATTGTTCCTCCACCGACACGCGAACCAGACCCTCATACACCTGAGACACCACACa AGACCAGATCAGGATATAAGCAGTTGGAACTGCTGGAAAGTGTGGATAAGGACAGAACTTCAATCTCTGGGACTGTGGCCTCGGTCCTACCATTTGCTCAAGCCAGGAAACGTCCTTTCATTATGGCATCTCCCTCCACTGCCAGAACTCATTGTCACTCTGTTAGTGCTCCCatcctgcaatttttttcaGCTCTATCGATTTTTGCACAAAGTCGGGgaatgaaatctgcagggaacaaggacgacacgaacaacgatggagaggaggaatga
- the LOC114456200 gene encoding proline-rich 33 kDa extensin-related protein-like isoform X1 translates to MKFQELPLDSKETHNVPPTSLIRPPADTRRKLHEPLVDGTLPPSETSSALHTHEPTHTGPSVVVPPLTRGPDPHTTETPHTGPSAIVPPPTREPDPHTPETPHKTRSGYKQLELLESVDKDRTSISGTVASVLPFAQARKRPFIMASPSTARTHCHSVSAPILQFFSALSIFAQSRGMKSAGNKDDTNNDGEEE, encoded by the exons ATGAAATTTCAAGAACTACCATTAGActccaaagaaacacacaatg TGCCACCTACATCGCTAATCAGACCACCTGCTGACACCCGAAGGAAACTGCACGAGCCACTTGTAGATG GAACCCTCCCACCTTCTGAGACCTCCTCTGCCCTTCATACACATGAGCCAACACACA CTGGTCCTTCTGTTGTTGTTCCGCCACTGACACGTGGACCAGACCCTCATACAACTGAGACACCACACA CTGGACCTTCTGCTATTGTTCCTCCACCGACACGCGAACCAGACCCTCATACACCTGAGACACCACACa AGACCAGATCAGGATATAAGCAGTTGGAACTGCTGGAAAGTGTGGATAAGGACAGAACTTCAATCTCTGGGACTGTGGCCTCGGTCCTACCATTTGCTCAAGCCAGGAAACGTCCTTTCATTATGGCATCTCCCTCCACTGCCAGAACTCATTGTCACTCTGTTAGTGCTCCCatcctgcaatttttttcaGCTCTATCGATTTTTGCACAAAGTCGGGgaatgaaatctgcagggaacaaggacgacacgaacaacgatggagaggaggaatga
- the LOC114456200 gene encoding proline-rich 33 kDa extensin-related protein-like isoform X4, translating into MKFQELPLDSKETHNVPPTSLIRPPADTRRKLHEPLVDGTLPPSETSSALHTHEPTHTGPSVVVPPLTRGPDPHTTETPHTGPSAIVPPPTREPDPHTPETPHTQRPDQDISSWNCWKVWIRTELQSLGLWPRSYHLLKPGNVLSLWHLPPLPELIVTLLVLPSCNFFQLYRFLHKVGE; encoded by the exons ATGAAATTTCAAGAACTACCATTAGActccaaagaaacacacaatg TGCCACCTACATCGCTAATCAGACCACCTGCTGACACCCGAAGGAAACTGCACGAGCCACTTGTAGATG GAACCCTCCCACCTTCTGAGACCTCCTCTGCCCTTCATACACATGAGCCAACACACA CTGGTCCTTCTGTTGTTGTTCCGCCACTGACACGTGGACCAGACCCTCATACAACTGAGACACCACACA CTGGACCTTCTGCTATTGTTCCTCCACCGACACGCGAACCAGACCCTCATACACCTGAGACACCACACa CACAGAGACCAGATCAGGATATAAGCAGTTGGAACTGCTGGAAAGTGTGGATAAGGACAGAACTTCAATCTCTGGGACTGTGGCCTCGGTCCTACCATTTGCTCAAGCCAGGAAACGTCCTTTCATTATGGCATCTCCCTCCACTGCCAGAACTCATTGTCACTCTGTTAGTGCTCCCatcctgcaatttttttcaGCTCTATCGATTTTTGCACAAAGTCGGGgaatga
- the LOC114456200 gene encoding proline-rich receptor-like protein kinase PERK12 isoform X3 → MKFQELPLDSKETHNVPPTSLIRPPADTRRKLHEPLVDGTLPPSETSSALHTHEPTHTGPSVVVPPLTRGPDPHTTETPHTGPSAIVPPPTREPDPHTPETPHTGPSALVSPQAQRPDQDISSWNCWKVWIRTELQSLGLWPRSYHLLKPGNVLSLWHLPPLPELIVTLLVLPSCNFFQLYRFLHKVGE, encoded by the exons ATGAAATTTCAAGAACTACCATTAGActccaaagaaacacacaatg TGCCACCTACATCGCTAATCAGACCACCTGCTGACACCCGAAGGAAACTGCACGAGCCACTTGTAGATG GAACCCTCCCACCTTCTGAGACCTCCTCTGCCCTTCATACACATGAGCCAACACACA CTGGTCCTTCTGTTGTTGTTCCGCCACTGACACGTGGACCAGACCCTCATACAACTGAGACACCACACA CTGGACCTTCTGCTATTGTTCCTCCACCGACACGCGAACCAGACCCTCATACACCTGAGACACCACACa CTGGGCCTTCTGCTTTGGTTTCCCCACAAGCACAGAGACCAGATCAGGATATAAGCAGTTGGAACTGCTGGAAAGTGTGGATAAGGACAGAACTTCAATCTCTGGGACTGTGGCCTCGGTCCTACCATTTGCTCAAGCCAGGAAACGTCCTTTCATTATGGCATCTCCCTCCACTGCCAGAACTCATTGTCACTCTGTTAGTGCTCCCatcctgcaatttttttcaGCTCTATCGATTTTTGCACAAAGTCGGGgaatga
- the arhgap11a gene encoding rho GTPase-activating protein 11A isoform X1: MKVMEKNVMRLVAVQQLRTAYGIKTKNWNKNKATSCRPANNSSMKVFGVHLELLPYYNMEFGSVPSFLVDACMKLLAHVDTEGLFRKSGSVIRLKALRAKLDAEEECLSTALPCDVAGLVKQFFRELPEPVLPAELQEAFLKAQQLHTEEERTSATMLLSCVLPDRNLSVLRYFFDFLQNVSKRSAENKMDSSNLSVILAPNLLHFGDATEKMTSHTEKRLKLQASVVHCFIENAHHFGVLPQFLVEKVPAMMGSEVGSSSSPTHHELEELDVNSGLKRKQRRSFGDVFNGALNKIKTNRTPTTVNQADSVVFSSATPVIATPTSKRKLPLDSGHSFGFSNKKRRSLRKNLNIDLLPNTLFSAASTPGSAYSASGVLDASQNNQMSAGKSRKPSATSARRKSRRRSNKHVSRVESGKAGCFSPKVDKKEGPRKSLRMRFSLGKSSKDAGTESIGWRLATQESTSSFQFTTETRFTPSARKTESKSSKVMSKSEDNLLTPQYDSSAHRTSWNGSTPSRGHAFGAPSFTDTPMNVCMKTNYVSEPIIVLSKPPPTGGLPMKLCCASSVESLDSERCVTQTRKQTLPTQFKASKTVAESKPDIQALVQDSTEANVTQSVNRVPVSAPQSPPDTEQKATFSRVDFSAFTPLHIDSVILERDSCFPLRNAADKDSLLRSSHEDSVEDEGRQVNCSRLIDALDIQSPTCFTLGVCSGLQSTPYKQRLELQEQSIIIPQAGEEVGTAEGEEVFPSEMKSKEREQQSSSLCPSGTEKPRVADHILHFNKLTLRSPKEKQVRSPLRFQRTPVRQTVRRFNSLLGDRSRPQRKADLTTLQSAPMEKAVSLESALSPHPQAPPPKSRKIPPPVPPKKLSTLARKPKPSALGDVTNMPHPIIKDVCSTPDPSGVLRPLVQHVAEKDMSRYRGSPRNPLTQTRLLSATKPVDL; encoded by the exons ATGAAGGTTATGGAGAAAAATGTAATGCGGCTGGTGGCTGTGCAGCAGCTCCGCACTGCCTATGGGATAAAGACAAAGAActggaacaaaaacaaagcgACCAGCTGCAGACCAGCAAACAACTCATCG ATGAAGGTGTTTGGCGTCCACTTAGAGCTCCTACCTTACTATAATATGGAGTTTGGAAGCGTGCCAAG tttCCTGGTTGATGCGTGCATGAAGCTGTTGGCACACGTCGATACAGAGGGGCTTTTCAGAAAATCGGGCTCTGTGATTCGCCTAAAAGCTCTGAGG GCTAAGTTAGATGCTGAGGAGGAATGTCTATCCACTGCTTTGCCCTGTGACGTCGCCGGCCTGGTGAAGCAGTTTTTCCGTGAGCTGCCAGAGCCGGTGCTTCCAGCGGAGCTTCAGGAAGCTTTTCTCAAAGCTCAGCAGCTCCACACGGAGGAGGAGAGAACGTCTGCCACCATGCTGCTGTCCTGTGTTCTGCCTGATAGAAACCTTTCGGTGCTGCGTTACTTCTTTGACTTCCTCCAAAACGTATCAAAAAG GAGTGCAGAGAATAAGATGGACAGCAGTAACCTGTCGGTGATCTTGGCCCCCAACCTCCTGCACTTTGGCGATgccacagagaaaatgacatcGCACACAGAGAAGCGGCTCAAACTACAGGCATCTGTAGTGCACTGCTTCATAGAGAACGCCCACCACTTTG GTGTCTTACCTCAATTCCTAGTGGAGAAAGTTCCAGCCATGATGGGCAGTGAGGTGGGCTCCTCATCGTCGCCAACTCACCACGAGCTGGAAGAATTAGACGTAAACTCTGGATTGAAGAGAAAACAAAGACGCAGCTTTGGAG ATGTTTTCAATGGTGCGCTGAATAAGATAAAAACTAATAGAACACCTACGACTGTTAACCAGGCTGACAGTGTTG TCTTTTCTTCTGCTACTCCTGTGATTGCGACACCAACCTCCAAGCGTAAGCTTCCTTTGGATTCGGGTCACTCATTTGGATTTTCAAACAAGAAACGTAGATCTCTGAGAAAAAACCTGAACATAGATTTGCTGCCCAATACTTTGTTCAGTGCAGCATCAACTCCAGGATCAG CTTACAGTGCTTCTGGAGTGTTGGACGCCTCCCAAAACAATCAGATGTCAGCAGGGAAGTCTAGGAAGCCATCAGCCACTTCAGCGAGAAGAAAGAGTCGTCGGCGTAGCAACAAACATGTCAGCAG AGTGGAGTCTGGAAAGGCCGGCTGCTTTTCCCCTAAAGTCGACAAGAAAGAAGGTCCCCGCAAATCTCTGCGTATGCGTTTTAGCCTGGGGAAGAGCAGTAAAGACGCT GGAACCGAGTCCATTGGCTGGCGACTCGCCACTCAGGAGAGCACCAGCAGCTTCCAGTTCACCACAGAGACGCGGTTCACTCCATCAGCGAGGAAAACCGAGTCAAAGA GCTCAAAGGTAATGAGTAAGTCTGAGGATAATTTACTGACACCTCAGTATGACTCAAGTGCCCATCGCACCTCATGGAACGGATCCACTCCTAGTAGAGGCCATGCTTTTGGTGCACCGTCATTTACAGACACCCCTATGAACGTGTGTATGAAAACCAACTATGTGTCGGAGCCAATCATAGTGCTGTCCAAGCCCCCGCCTACGGGAGGTCTTCCCATGAAGCTGTGCTGTGCCTCCAGCGTAGAGAGTCTGGATAGTGAGCGCTGTGTAACccaaacaagaaaacaaacccTTCCCACTCAGTTTAAAGCCAGCAAGACAGTCGCTGAGTCTAAACCTGACATCCAGGCTCTAGTGCAGGACTCCACAGAGGCAAATGTGACCCAATCAGTCAATAGGGTCCCAGTATCTGCACCACAGAGTCCTCCAGATACTGAACAGAAGGCTACGTTTAGCCGAGTTGATTTTTCTGCGTTCACACCGTTACATATTGATAGTGTTATTTTAGAGAGAGATTCTTGTTTTCCTTTGAGAAATGCAGCAGATAAAGATTCTCTCTTAAGAAGCAGCCACGAGGACTCTGTTGAAGATGAGGGGAGGCAGGTGAACTGCAGCAGATTGATCGACGCTCTGGACATCCAAAGTCCAACTTGCTTCACGCTGGGGGTCTGCTCTGGACTGCAGTCAACCCCGTACAAGCAGAGACTTGAACTTCAGGAACAGTCAATTATAATTCCTCAAGCTGGAGAAGAAGTGGGTACAGCAGAGGGAGAGGAAGTGTTTCCCTCAGAGATGAAGAGCAAAGAGCGAGAGCAGCAGTCTTCGTCACTGTGCCCTTCGGGGACAGAGAAGCCCAGAGTGGCGGACCACATTCTGCACTTCAACAAGCTCACTCTGCGTTCCCCCAAAGAAAAACAGGTCAGATCTCCACTCAGGTTCCAGCGCACCCCTGTCCGACAGACGGTCCGTCGGTTCAACTCCCTGTTGGGAGACAGAAGCCGACCCCAGAGAAAGGCGGACCTCACGACGCTTCAGAGCGCGCCGATGGAAAAAGCGGTGAGTCTAGAGAGCGCCCTCTCGCCTCACCCTCAAGCTCCTCCACCCAAAAGCCGTAAGATCCCCCCTCCAGTACCTCCCAAAAAGCTGAGCACGTTGGCCCGAAAACCCAAACCCTCTGCTCTGGGTGATGTGACCAACATGCCCCACCCAATCATAAAAGATGTTTGTTCTACACCTGATCCATCAGGAGTTCTAAGGCCTTTAGTGCAGCACGTAGCAGAGAAAGACATGAGTCGTTACAGGGGTTCACCCAGAAACCCCCTCACTCAGACACGCCTGCTTTCTGCCACCAAACCCGTCGACTTATAG
- the arhgap11a gene encoding rho GTPase-activating protein 11A isoform X2, giving the protein MKVMEKNVMRLVAVQQLRTAYGIKTKNWNKNKATSCRPANNSSMKVFGVHLELLPYYNMEFGSVPSFLVDACMKLLAHVDTEGLFRKSGSVIRLKALRAKLDAEEECLSTALPCDVAGLVKQFFRELPEPVLPAELQEAFLKAQQLHTEEERTSATMLLSCVLPDRNLSVLRYFFDFLQNVSKRSAENKMDSSNLSVILAPNLLHFGDATEKMTSHTEKRLKLQASVVHCFIENAHHFGVLPQFLVEKVPAMMGSEVGSSSSPTHHELEELDVNSGLKRKQRRSFGVFSSATPVIATPTSKRKLPLDSGHSFGFSNKKRRSLRKNLNIDLLPNTLFSAASTPGSAYSASGVLDASQNNQMSAGKSRKPSATSARRKSRRRSNKHVSRVESGKAGCFSPKVDKKEGPRKSLRMRFSLGKSSKDAGTESIGWRLATQESTSSFQFTTETRFTPSARKTESKSSKVMSKSEDNLLTPQYDSSAHRTSWNGSTPSRGHAFGAPSFTDTPMNVCMKTNYVSEPIIVLSKPPPTGGLPMKLCCASSVESLDSERCVTQTRKQTLPTQFKASKTVAESKPDIQALVQDSTEANVTQSVNRVPVSAPQSPPDTEQKATFSRVDFSAFTPLHIDSVILERDSCFPLRNAADKDSLLRSSHEDSVEDEGRQVNCSRLIDALDIQSPTCFTLGVCSGLQSTPYKQRLELQEQSIIIPQAGEEVGTAEGEEVFPSEMKSKEREQQSSSLCPSGTEKPRVADHILHFNKLTLRSPKEKQVRSPLRFQRTPVRQTVRRFNSLLGDRSRPQRKADLTTLQSAPMEKAVSLESALSPHPQAPPPKSRKIPPPVPPKKLSTLARKPKPSALGDVTNMPHPIIKDVCSTPDPSGVLRPLVQHVAEKDMSRYRGSPRNPLTQTRLLSATKPVDL; this is encoded by the exons ATGAAGGTTATGGAGAAAAATGTAATGCGGCTGGTGGCTGTGCAGCAGCTCCGCACTGCCTATGGGATAAAGACAAAGAActggaacaaaaacaaagcgACCAGCTGCAGACCAGCAAACAACTCATCG ATGAAGGTGTTTGGCGTCCACTTAGAGCTCCTACCTTACTATAATATGGAGTTTGGAAGCGTGCCAAG tttCCTGGTTGATGCGTGCATGAAGCTGTTGGCACACGTCGATACAGAGGGGCTTTTCAGAAAATCGGGCTCTGTGATTCGCCTAAAAGCTCTGAGG GCTAAGTTAGATGCTGAGGAGGAATGTCTATCCACTGCTTTGCCCTGTGACGTCGCCGGCCTGGTGAAGCAGTTTTTCCGTGAGCTGCCAGAGCCGGTGCTTCCAGCGGAGCTTCAGGAAGCTTTTCTCAAAGCTCAGCAGCTCCACACGGAGGAGGAGAGAACGTCTGCCACCATGCTGCTGTCCTGTGTTCTGCCTGATAGAAACCTTTCGGTGCTGCGTTACTTCTTTGACTTCCTCCAAAACGTATCAAAAAG GAGTGCAGAGAATAAGATGGACAGCAGTAACCTGTCGGTGATCTTGGCCCCCAACCTCCTGCACTTTGGCGATgccacagagaaaatgacatcGCACACAGAGAAGCGGCTCAAACTACAGGCATCTGTAGTGCACTGCTTCATAGAGAACGCCCACCACTTTG GTGTCTTACCTCAATTCCTAGTGGAGAAAGTTCCAGCCATGATGGGCAGTGAGGTGGGCTCCTCATCGTCGCCAACTCACCACGAGCTGGAAGAATTAGACGTAAACTCTGGATTGAAGAGAAAACAAAGACGCAGCTTTGGAG TCTTTTCTTCTGCTACTCCTGTGATTGCGACACCAACCTCCAAGCGTAAGCTTCCTTTGGATTCGGGTCACTCATTTGGATTTTCAAACAAGAAACGTAGATCTCTGAGAAAAAACCTGAACATAGATTTGCTGCCCAATACTTTGTTCAGTGCAGCATCAACTCCAGGATCAG CTTACAGTGCTTCTGGAGTGTTGGACGCCTCCCAAAACAATCAGATGTCAGCAGGGAAGTCTAGGAAGCCATCAGCCACTTCAGCGAGAAGAAAGAGTCGTCGGCGTAGCAACAAACATGTCAGCAG AGTGGAGTCTGGAAAGGCCGGCTGCTTTTCCCCTAAAGTCGACAAGAAAGAAGGTCCCCGCAAATCTCTGCGTATGCGTTTTAGCCTGGGGAAGAGCAGTAAAGACGCT GGAACCGAGTCCATTGGCTGGCGACTCGCCACTCAGGAGAGCACCAGCAGCTTCCAGTTCACCACAGAGACGCGGTTCACTCCATCAGCGAGGAAAACCGAGTCAAAGA GCTCAAAGGTAATGAGTAAGTCTGAGGATAATTTACTGACACCTCAGTATGACTCAAGTGCCCATCGCACCTCATGGAACGGATCCACTCCTAGTAGAGGCCATGCTTTTGGTGCACCGTCATTTACAGACACCCCTATGAACGTGTGTATGAAAACCAACTATGTGTCGGAGCCAATCATAGTGCTGTCCAAGCCCCCGCCTACGGGAGGTCTTCCCATGAAGCTGTGCTGTGCCTCCAGCGTAGAGAGTCTGGATAGTGAGCGCTGTGTAACccaaacaagaaaacaaacccTTCCCACTCAGTTTAAAGCCAGCAAGACAGTCGCTGAGTCTAAACCTGACATCCAGGCTCTAGTGCAGGACTCCACAGAGGCAAATGTGACCCAATCAGTCAATAGGGTCCCAGTATCTGCACCACAGAGTCCTCCAGATACTGAACAGAAGGCTACGTTTAGCCGAGTTGATTTTTCTGCGTTCACACCGTTACATATTGATAGTGTTATTTTAGAGAGAGATTCTTGTTTTCCTTTGAGAAATGCAGCAGATAAAGATTCTCTCTTAAGAAGCAGCCACGAGGACTCTGTTGAAGATGAGGGGAGGCAGGTGAACTGCAGCAGATTGATCGACGCTCTGGACATCCAAAGTCCAACTTGCTTCACGCTGGGGGTCTGCTCTGGACTGCAGTCAACCCCGTACAAGCAGAGACTTGAACTTCAGGAACAGTCAATTATAATTCCTCAAGCTGGAGAAGAAGTGGGTACAGCAGAGGGAGAGGAAGTGTTTCCCTCAGAGATGAAGAGCAAAGAGCGAGAGCAGCAGTCTTCGTCACTGTGCCCTTCGGGGACAGAGAAGCCCAGAGTGGCGGACCACATTCTGCACTTCAACAAGCTCACTCTGCGTTCCCCCAAAGAAAAACAGGTCAGATCTCCACTCAGGTTCCAGCGCACCCCTGTCCGACAGACGGTCCGTCGGTTCAACTCCCTGTTGGGAGACAGAAGCCGACCCCAGAGAAAGGCGGACCTCACGACGCTTCAGAGCGCGCCGATGGAAAAAGCGGTGAGTCTAGAGAGCGCCCTCTCGCCTCACCCTCAAGCTCCTCCACCCAAAAGCCGTAAGATCCCCCCTCCAGTACCTCCCAAAAAGCTGAGCACGTTGGCCCGAAAACCCAAACCCTCTGCTCTGGGTGATGTGACCAACATGCCCCACCCAATCATAAAAGATGTTTGTTCTACACCTGATCCATCAGGAGTTCTAAGGCCTTTAGTGCAGCACGTAGCAGAGAAAGACATGAGTCGTTACAGGGGTTCACCCAGAAACCCCCTCACTCAGACACGCCTGCTTTCTGCCACCAAACCCGTCGACTTATAG